A region of Salinibacter sp. 10B DNA encodes the following proteins:
- the sppA gene encoding signal peptide peptidase SppA: protein MRFLSTLTASVLGTLIAFGLVVFFLFFFFFALTLSTDTTPTVQPGSVLTVPIDGPIPERVSDDPFQKAFGEGPSYDLRDLQVALRNARSDDRIEAVWLRMKGTSASWGTLEEVREAVVQLRESGTPVIASGEEFGMGEKGYFVASAADSVFVGPQTFFEYNGFATILPFFKNAFDKLGVEPQIVRAGKYKSAGESFMRSDLSEPNREQMEALLTTINDRFTSAIAETRGLSSTALQQLAEEDAVLDASVAVEEGLIDGLRYEDEVRSLLRETVGTSEATDLTTLSVSTYGRVPTENTGVTYTGTGTVAIVYGQGNIVSGDPGQSPFGSGQQALGSTPLIEALDEARTSPSTKAVVLRINSPGGSAAASEAMWHAAKRTAEEKPLIVSMGGTAASGGYYMAAPADTIVANTTTTTGSIGVFGLLWNAEGLLENKLGVTFDGVSTSPYADLFVPNKPLAPEERRLFNRTIESTYQTFLQRVAEGRDMDTSAVHDVAQGRVWSGRDAKEVGLVDTTGGLQDAIAIAGSTAGMGEGPYRTRILPRPKTVFERLNERLATQARTLWQSVAATPLERTLWRHSRVLKRVTGSNGRVQARLPYVPHVK, encoded by the coding sequence ATGCGCTTTCTGTCAACCCTCACGGCCAGCGTCCTCGGCACGCTGATCGCCTTCGGCCTCGTCGTTTTCTTCCTCTTCTTCTTTTTCTTTGCCCTCACTCTTTCTACCGACACGACCCCGACGGTGCAACCCGGCTCGGTCCTTACCGTCCCCATCGACGGCCCGATCCCGGAGCGGGTGTCTGACGATCCGTTCCAGAAGGCCTTTGGCGAGGGCCCCTCGTATGACCTCCGCGATCTGCAGGTGGCCCTTCGCAACGCCCGGTCCGACGATCGCATCGAGGCCGTCTGGCTTCGCATGAAGGGCACCTCGGCCTCCTGGGGGACCCTGGAGGAGGTGCGAGAGGCCGTGGTTCAGCTTCGCGAGAGTGGAACGCCTGTGATCGCCTCCGGGGAGGAGTTTGGCATGGGCGAGAAAGGATACTTCGTCGCCAGCGCCGCTGACAGTGTGTTCGTTGGTCCTCAAACCTTTTTTGAGTACAACGGCTTCGCGACCATTCTTCCCTTCTTCAAGAATGCCTTCGATAAGCTTGGGGTGGAGCCGCAAATCGTGCGCGCCGGGAAATACAAAAGTGCCGGCGAGTCGTTTATGCGCTCGGATCTCTCTGAGCCCAACCGGGAGCAGATGGAGGCTCTCCTCACAACCATAAACGACCGGTTCACGTCTGCCATCGCGGAGACGCGTGGCCTTTCTTCAACTGCCCTCCAGCAGTTGGCCGAGGAAGACGCAGTGCTCGATGCCTCCGTGGCCGTCGAGGAAGGCCTGATTGATGGGCTGCGCTATGAAGACGAGGTTCGCTCTCTCCTCCGTGAGACGGTGGGGACCTCCGAGGCCACCGACCTTACCACACTCTCGGTCTCAACGTACGGTCGGGTCCCGACCGAAAACACAGGAGTCACATACACCGGAACGGGCACCGTGGCCATCGTCTACGGACAGGGCAATATCGTAAGCGGGGATCCGGGCCAGAGCCCCTTCGGGTCAGGCCAGCAGGCCCTGGGCTCTACCCCCCTCATTGAAGCACTGGACGAGGCCCGCACCTCCCCCTCTACGAAGGCGGTGGTGCTCCGCATCAACTCCCCGGGCGGAAGTGCGGCGGCCTCCGAGGCCATGTGGCACGCCGCGAAGCGAACGGCTGAGGAAAAGCCGCTGATCGTATCAATGGGCGGCACAGCGGCCTCCGGTGGCTACTACATGGCAGCCCCAGCGGATACGATTGTCGCCAACACGACGACCACGACCGGCTCCATTGGCGTCTTCGGTCTACTTTGGAACGCAGAGGGACTTCTTGAGAACAAGCTCGGCGTCACGTTCGACGGCGTCAGCACGAGTCCCTACGCCGATCTCTTCGTGCCAAACAAGCCTCTGGCCCCGGAGGAGCGCCGACTCTTTAACCGCACCATCGAGAGCACGTACCAAACGTTCCTCCAGCGAGTGGCCGAGGGGCGCGACATGGACACCTCCGCGGTGCATGACGTGGCCCAGGGCCGCGTATGGTCGGGCCGCGATGCGAAAGAGGTGGGCCTGGTGGACACGACCGGGGGGCTTCAAGACGCGATCGCAATTGCCGGATCGACGGCAGGCATGGGAGAAGGTCCCTACCGCACCCGCATCCTCCCTCGCCCCAAAACGGTCTTTGAGCGCCTCAACGAGCGTCTGGCCACGCAGGCGAGGACCCTCTGGCAGTCGGTGGCCGCTACGCCGCTCGAACGAACGCTATGGCGCCACTCGCGCGTGCTGAAGCGGGTCACGGGCTCGAACGGACGCGTGCAGGCCCGCCTGCCGTACGTGCCGCACGTGAAATAA
- the hrcA gene encoding heat-inducible transcriptional repressor HrcA, with product MNDDVNTSTVDAEDQTDGRPSLNDRERNILRLVVEEFVDSAGPVGSRSIAKESSIDLSAASIRNTMADLEDMGYLDHPYTSAGRVPTRLGYRTFVDELMDTPELTEVEREMLKMRLASLVKDTDELLRESTRLLSKLSNLLGIALSPRLSTGVLDRLDIVPLSGDRLMFVMSVRGGIVKTIVLEFESDFGRTEIDRVVSLLNERLAGLTLQEIRETHEERIKDLRDQTGLIELIVEESAVLFSEPEEGRLEFKGTENILTQPEFQEPDDVRRLIQIIEDEDRVVQVLEDLFESDPNAMGQVTIRIGGKSDEEEMDAYSIVTSPYRIGGTVGTLGVIGPTRMDYPRAVALVENAAHVINRSGKEDPDAPSNAS from the coding sequence GTGAACGACGACGTGAACACGAGTACTGTGGACGCTGAGGATCAGACCGATGGTCGGCCGTCCTTAAACGACCGTGAGCGCAACATCCTGCGTCTCGTCGTGGAAGAGTTTGTGGATTCGGCGGGCCCGGTCGGGTCACGGTCGATTGCCAAGGAGAGTTCGATTGACCTCAGCGCGGCCTCCATCCGAAACACAATGGCGGATCTGGAGGACATGGGCTACCTGGATCATCCGTACACCTCGGCCGGACGGGTGCCTACGCGCCTGGGGTATCGGACGTTTGTTGACGAGCTTATGGATACGCCTGAGCTCACTGAGGTCGAGCGGGAGATGCTCAAGATGCGTCTCGCAAGTCTCGTGAAGGATACCGATGAGCTCCTGCGGGAGAGCACTCGTCTGTTGAGCAAGCTATCCAATTTGCTCGGCATTGCACTGAGCCCGCGCCTGTCCACGGGGGTGCTCGATCGGCTCGACATTGTCCCGCTGTCCGGAGACCGCCTCATGTTCGTTATGAGTGTGCGGGGCGGCATCGTAAAGACCATCGTCCTGGAATTTGAGTCCGACTTCGGGCGCACCGAGATTGATCGCGTCGTGTCGCTACTCAATGAGCGCCTTGCCGGCCTCACGCTTCAAGAAATCCGGGAGACGCACGAGGAGCGCATCAAAGACCTTCGAGACCAGACCGGACTCATTGAGCTGATCGTTGAGGAGTCGGCCGTTCTGTTCAGTGAACCGGAGGAAGGGCGTCTTGAGTTCAAGGGAACGGAGAACATTCTCACACAGCCTGAATTCCAGGAGCCGGACGACGTACGGCGGCTGATTCAAATCATTGAGGATGAGGATCGTGTCGTACAGGTGCTGGAAGATCTTTTCGAGTCCGACCCGAACGCTATGGGACAGGTCACCATCCGCATCGGAGGAAAGTCCGACGAAGAGGAAATGGATGCCTACTCGATCGTGACCTCTCCGTACCGAATCGGCGGCACGGTGGGCACCCTCGGGGTGATTGGGCCTACGCGCATGGATTATCCGCGGGCTGTGGCCCTCGTCGAAAATGCCGCTCACGTCATCAACCGCTCGGGGAAAGAGGACCCCGACGCGCCTTCGAATGCATCGTAG
- a CDS encoding nucleotide exchange factor GrpE yields the protein MSTDQTNGRQTSNDPSADDVQSSDASEELEEPDANDDLSESEQKIRELTQKVESLEEERDELNDRVLRKAAEFENYRRRMDREKKRRHQAGMLEVIEPVLEVLDDFERSIDAAEELQENQDPEAAYDSLKGGVEMVFRKFRDTLENLGVEPIEAEGKPFDEELHEAMMRQPSDEEAPGTVLQEIRKGYRMDDRVIRHSRVVVATEPAEDEAGDDA from the coding sequence GTGAGTACAGACCAGACCAACGGTCGACAGACCTCGAACGACCCCTCCGCCGACGACGTGCAGTCCTCAGACGCATCGGAGGAGCTGGAGGAGCCCGATGCCAATGACGACCTCTCCGAATCCGAGCAGAAAATCCGAGAGCTTACCCAAAAGGTGGAGAGCCTAGAGGAGGAGCGGGATGAACTCAATGATCGGGTGCTCCGCAAGGCCGCCGAGTTTGAAAACTACCGGCGCCGAATGGACCGGGAGAAGAAGCGGCGGCACCAGGCGGGCATGCTCGAGGTGATTGAGCCGGTTCTGGAGGTACTTGATGATTTTGAGCGTTCGATCGATGCGGCCGAGGAGCTTCAGGAAAACCAGGACCCGGAAGCGGCCTACGATTCGCTGAAGGGCGGGGTCGAAATGGTCTTTCGTAAATTTCGCGATACCCTGGAAAACCTGGGCGTGGAGCCCATTGAAGCGGAGGGTAAGCCCTTTGACGAGGAGCTCCACGAAGCCATGATGCGACAGCCGTCCGACGAGGAAGCGCCCGGGACGGTGCTTCAAGAGATCCGCAAGGGGTATCGGATGGACGATCGCGTCATCCGACACAGCCGCGTCGTGGTGGCGACGGAGCCGGCGGAGGACGAGGCTGGAGACGACGCGTAG